From the Zonotrichia leucophrys gambelii isolate GWCS_2022_RI chromosome 10, RI_Zleu_2.0, whole genome shotgun sequence genome, one window contains:
- the TRIP4 gene encoding activating signal cointegrator 1: MEWNGMEWNGMEWNGDLRFHPTQAIPGLNEPVPERSLRGRVPGGKGKEGEDAGRCGGVSRPPRKMAAPSALLAWCVQHLRGDFGLDVGEDVVRYILSITNEEEIREYVVDLVQGTDGKKSWFVEELLSRWRKSAQLPSEPFPAYRKKDEALEVLREQGKKGKRKGRNRQETPAQPEPSAHGEEVKTPLDLAKAQESSSGVSSSSISCKKKPKYVSLYTREGQDRLAVLIPGRHACECLGQKHKLINNCLECGRIVCEQEGSGPCLFCGALVCTKEEQDILQRDSNKSQKLLKKLMAGAESSGNLDAISKGLLPQQEARLKSGLEMAVKHKDKLLEFDRTSVRRTQVIDDESDYFATDSNQWLSKQEREALQKREQELRELRHASRLARKITIDFAGRQILEEDSNMAEYHSKLDETIAAMSCGALSEPARSPGAEMTPNSGVLVNPRLLQPAPLWVDQTGLLPPRKAVHSMEAGGECGSERSRLRIQDRELQEISDDGWCLSLHQPWASLLVRGIKRVEGRTWYTSHRGRLWIAATAKRPSPQEISELEATYRMLHRKDVEFPSDYPSGCLLGCVDVTDCLSQEQFQEQYPDLSQESGSPFVFICTNPQEMVLKFPIKGKHKIWKLDAKIHQGAKKGLMKQKAVG; the protein is encoded by the exons atggaatggaatggaatggaatggaatggaatggaatggaatggggaTTTACGGTTCcatccaacccaagccattcccGGTTTGAATGAACCGGTCCCGGAACGGTCGCTCCGCGGCCGCGTTCCcggggggaagggaaaggaaggggaggatGCCGGACGGTGCGGCGGCGTTTCCCGTCCCCCGCggaagatggcggcgcccagcGCGCTCCTGGCCTGGTGCGTCCAACACCTGCGCGGGGACTTCGGGCTGGACGTGGGCGAGGACGTGGTGAG GTACATCTTGTCCATCACGAACGAGGAGGAGATCCGGGAGTACGTTGTGGACCTTGTTCAGGGCACGGACGGGAAGAAGAGCTGGTTTGTGGAAGAGCTGCTGAGCCGGTGGAGGAAATCTGCCCAGCTGCCCTCCGAGCCCTTCCCGGCCTACCGGAAAAAGGACG AGGCTCTGGAGGTGCTGCGGGAGCAGGGCAAGAAGGGGAAGCGCAAAGGGAGGAACAGGCAGGAGACCCCGGCACAGCCCGAGCCCAGCGCTCATGGGGAGGAGGTGAAAACCCCCCTGGACCTGGCCAAG gcccaggagagcagcagtggggtcagCAGCAGTAGCATTTCCTGCAAGAAGAAGCCCAAGTATGTCAGCCTGTACACCAgggaggggcaggacaggctggcCGTGCTCATCCCAGGCCGCCACGCCTGCGAGTGCCTGGGCCAGAAGCACAAACTCATCAACAACTGCCTGGAGTGCGGGCGCATTGTGTGTgagcaggagggctctgggccCTGCCTCTTCTGTGGGGCCCTG GTGTGCACTAAAGAAGAGCAGGACATTCTTCAGCGGGACTCCAACAAGAGCCAGAAGCTGCTGAAGAAGCTCATGGCAG GTGCTGAAAGTTCAGGGAATTTGGATGCCATAAGCAAAGGCCTGCTGCCTCAGCAGGAAGCAAGACTCAAATCAGGCCTGGAGATGGCTGTGAAGCACAAGGACAAACTGTTGGAGTTTGATAGGACAAG CGTGCGGCGGACGCAGGTCATTGATGACGAGTCGGATTACTTTGCCACGGACTCCAACCAGTGGCTGTCCAAGCAGGAGAGGGAAGCGCTCCAgaagagggagcaggagctgcggGAGCTGCGCCACGCCTCCCGGCTGGCCAGGAAAATCACCATCGACTTCGCTGGCAGGCAGATCTTGGAGGAGGACAGCAACATGGCTGAGTACCACAGCAA GCTGGATGAGACCATTGCAGCCATGAGCTGTGGTGCACTGAGCGAGCCAGCCAGGAGCCCTGGGGCAGAGATGACACCAAACTCGGGGGTTTTGGTGAATCCCCGTCTCCTCCAGCCTGCTCCTTTG TGGGTGGACCAGACTGGTTTGCTCCCACCAAGGAAAGCTGTTCATTCCATGGAGGCTGGAGGCGAGTGTGGCTCGGAGCGGAGCCGCCTGCGGATCCAGGAccgggagctgcaggagatcTCGGATGATGGTTGGTGCCTCAGCCTGCACCAGCCTTGGGCTTCCCTGCTTGTGAGAGGCATCAAAAG GGTGGAGGGCAGGACCTGGTACACATCTCATCGAGGCAGGTTATGGATTGCAGCTACTGCTAAAAGACCTTCCCCTCAGGAAATCTCAGAGCTGGAGGCCACCTACAGAATGCTGCACAGGAAAG ATGTGGAATTTCCAAGTGATTATCCCTCAGGATGCCTCCTGGGCTGTGTGGACGTGACTGATTGTTTATCACAGGAACAATTTCAGGAGCAG